A genomic segment from Lycium ferocissimum isolate CSIRO_LF1 unplaced genomic scaffold, AGI_CSIRO_Lferr_CH_V1 ctg10338, whole genome shotgun sequence encodes:
- the LOC132041472 gene encoding putative germin-like protein 9-2, whose protein sequence is MARNFTKTSLLLLISIFTIAISRTTIASDPNILSDFIAPENQTSVDANYFTYTAMRGIFQKSIDTVTTTKATKAEFPALNGQGVSLAVLQFPPGFVNPPHYHSRATGLFLLLEGVLE, encoded by the coding sequence ATGGCCCGGAATTTCACTAAAACTTCCCTCTTGCTCCTAATTTCAATTTTTACAATTGCCATATCAAGAACAACAATAGCAAGTGATCCTAACATCCTTTCAGATTTCATTGCCCCAGAAAATCAAACCTCTGTTGATGCCAATTACTTCACATACACCGCGATGCGTGGTATATTTCAAAAATCTATTGATACAGTTACTACAACAAAGGCTACAAAGGCAGAATTTCCAGCTCTTAATGGTCAAGGAGTGTCCCTAGCTGTACTTCAATTCCCTCCGGGTTTTGTAAACCCGCCCCACTACCACTCTCGCGCTACTGGACTCTTTCTCCTTCTTGAAGGCGTTTTAGAG